The following coding sequences are from one Leishmania braziliensis MHOM/BR/75/M2904 complete genome, chromosome 36 window:
- a CDS encoding hs1vu complex proteolytic subunit-like,threonine peptidase, Clan T(1), family T1B, which produces MLRRLANCSTSFVTGAAVQRRSTTILSVRKGNKVILIGDRQVTLGERIVAKSSACKLRKLNDNVAIGFAGSTADAFALMEKLENKLNDFPDQLSRAAVELAKDWRTDRALRRLEASLIVCSKEETLEIDGQGNVITPEEDGIIAIGSGGTYAKAAARALIDVDGYDAERIALKAMKIATDIDVFSNSNWDVEMLTREEEAVKKEAEKAAQAKEEKKE; this is translated from the coding sequence ATGCTTCGTCGCCTTGCCAACTGCTCCACGTCCTTCGTGACGGGGGCCGCCGTGCAGAGGCGCTCCACCACCATTCTCTCTGTGCGAAAGGGCAACAAGGTAATTCTGATTGGGGACCGTCAGGTGACCTTGGGCGAGCGTATTGTGGCGAAGAGTAGCGCCTGCAAGCTGCGCAAGCTCAACGACAACGTTGCGATTGGTTTTGCCGGCAGCACGGCGGACGCGTTTGCGCTGATGGAGAAGCTGGAAAACAAACTAAACGACTTTCCAGACCAGCTCTCTCGCGCCGCGGTGGAGCTTGCAAAGGACTGGCGCACCGACCGCgccctccgccgcctcgagGCGTCCCTCATTGTGTGTAGCAAGGAGGAGACGCTGGAGATTGATGGGCAGGGAAACGTAATCACCCCCGAGGAAGACGGTATCATTGCCATTGGGTCGGGCGGCACGTACGCCAAGGCGGCGGCTCGTGCGCTGATTGACGTTGACGGCTATGATGCGGAGCGCATTGCACTCAAGGCGATGAAGATTGCGACCGACATTGATGTcttcagcaacagcaactgGGATGTGGAGATGTTGACGCGTGAGGAAGAAGCGGTAaagaaggaggcggagaaggcggcgcaggccaaggaggagaagaaggagtGA